In Anopheles gambiae chromosome 2, idAnoGambNW_F1_1, whole genome shotgun sequence, a single window of DNA contains:
- the LOC1274969 gene encoding uncharacterized protein LOC1274969 isoform X1, protein MWSAALCTLGVSKPIWGCNCLNFRQGMSVESRGKRPLKIWDSWRNVRKGLVVGSFEELIVRGKDKLGVPASEPVRLVLECDGTQVEDGEYFRTLANNTVLLLLRQGERWYPTGVDVIKAAISAIPKIVCETIHALELQDETPSWKIMDNKGRVTVVLHWDQRQGGGQGGGGGGGSSSSGGPGGSSIGLSNGPTSDKFSPSKKSLSTQNSIDKSSVSSQPRFPSPQITVINHDDPQSQMYHSARRLSKQGGSFDSAVGAVHVHTPECAHHAHMPTRAGSPGATECDFHCCALHEEGRKIAVHKNVATSPIQDGSASPQPPPSSLSDSRRTSTTKGHVRFLDIGPERDSSESETENTVMEDETVTSEKFLLLIDQLSVDQKRHLSIKDIGIILERLSSKILDVERLDRESESDDCYNWTIKATIRGDALRELGVIYNGNYYAISEHPGYKEENEENGEDAEEEDEDRL, encoded by the exons ATGTGGTCTGCAGCGTTATGTACATTGGGCGTTTCGAAACCGATTTGGGGCTGCAACTGTTTGAACTTTCGCCAAGGAATGTCCGTG GAGTCTCGTGGCAAGAGGCCTTTAAAAATCTGGGACAGTTGGCGCAATGTCCGTAAAGGTCTCGTAGTAGGTAGCTTCGAGGAGCTAATAGTTAGAG GAAAAGATAAATTAGGAGTGCCAGCCTCCGAGCCCGTGCGATTGGTGTTGGAATGCGATGGCACACAGGTGGAGGATGGCGAGTATTTCAGGACGTTAGCGAATAATACcgttctgcttctgctgcggCAAGGTGAACGTTGGTATCCTACGGGTGTGGATGTAATTAAAGCTG cAATATCAGCAATACCAAAGATCGTTTGCGAAACTATACATGCATTGGAGCTGCAGGATGAAACACCCTCCTGGAAGATTATGGATAACAAGGGTCGAGTCACAGTTGTGTTGCATTGGGATCAGCGGCAAGGCGGCGGCCAAgggggcggcggcggaggcggcagcagtagtagcggAGGCCCGGGCGGTTCCAGCATCGGGCTAAGCAACGGTCCGACGTCGGACAAGTTTTCGCCGTCGAAGAAGAGCCTGTCGACGCAGAACTCGATCGACAAGTCGTCCGTGTCGAGCCAGCCTCGCTTCCCCAGTCCGCAAATTACCGTGATCAACCACGATGATCCCCAGTCGCAGATGTACCATTCGGCCCGGCGGCTGTCCAAGCAGGGCGGCTCGTTCGACAGTGCGGTCGGGGCGGTGCACGTGCACACGCCCGAGTGTGCGCACCACGCGCACATGCCTACGCGGGCCGGCAGCCCCGGCGCGACCGAGTGTGACTTTCACTGCTGCGCCCTGCACGAGGAGGGGCGCAAGATTGCGGTGCACAAGAATGTGGCCACCTCGCCCATACAGGACGGCTCTGCCAGCCCGCAGCCGCCCCCGAGCAGCCTGTCGGACAGCCGGCGCACCTCCACGACCAAGGGGCACGTGCGCTTCCTGGACATTGGGCCCGAGCGGGACAGCTCCGAGAGCGAAACGGAGAACACCGTGATGGAGGACGAGACGGTGACGTCCGAAAAGTTTCTGCTGCTCATCGACCAGCTGTCCGTCGACCAGAAGCGGCACCTCAGCATCAAGGACATCGGCATCATACTGGAGCGGCTGAGCTCGAAGATACTCGACGTCGAGCGGTTGGATCGCGAGAGCGAGTCCGACGATTGCTACAACTGGACGATCAAGGCGACGATACGCGGGGACGCGCTGCGCGAGCTAGGTGTTATTTACAATGGAAACTATTACGCAATATCAGAGCATCCGGGCTACAAGGAGGAGAACGAGGAGAACGGCGAGGatgcggaggaggaggacgaggataGGTTATAA
- the LOC1274969 gene encoding uncharacterized protein LOC1274969 isoform X2, with amino-acid sequence MAREESRGKRPLKIWDSWRNVRKGLVVGSFEELIVRGKDKLGVPASEPVRLVLECDGTQVEDGEYFRTLANNTVLLLLRQGERWYPTGVDVIKAAISAIPKIVCETIHALELQDETPSWKIMDNKGRVTVVLHWDQRQGGGQGGGGGGGSSSSGGPGGSSIGLSNGPTSDKFSPSKKSLSTQNSIDKSSVSSQPRFPSPQITVINHDDPQSQMYHSARRLSKQGGSFDSAVGAVHVHTPECAHHAHMPTRAGSPGATECDFHCCALHEEGRKIAVHKNVATSPIQDGSASPQPPPSSLSDSRRTSTTKGHVRFLDIGPERDSSESETENTVMEDETVTSEKFLLLIDQLSVDQKRHLSIKDIGIILERLSSKILDVERLDRESESDDCYNWTIKATIRGDALRELGVIYNGNYYAISEHPGYKEENEENGEDAEEEDEDRL; translated from the exons ATGGCAAGGGAG GAGTCTCGTGGCAAGAGGCCTTTAAAAATCTGGGACAGTTGGCGCAATGTCCGTAAAGGTCTCGTAGTAGGTAGCTTCGAGGAGCTAATAGTTAGAG GAAAAGATAAATTAGGAGTGCCAGCCTCCGAGCCCGTGCGATTGGTGTTGGAATGCGATGGCACACAGGTGGAGGATGGCGAGTATTTCAGGACGTTAGCGAATAATACcgttctgcttctgctgcggCAAGGTGAACGTTGGTATCCTACGGGTGTGGATGTAATTAAAGCTG cAATATCAGCAATACCAAAGATCGTTTGCGAAACTATACATGCATTGGAGCTGCAGGATGAAACACCCTCCTGGAAGATTATGGATAACAAGGGTCGAGTCACAGTTGTGTTGCATTGGGATCAGCGGCAAGGCGGCGGCCAAgggggcggcggcggaggcggcagcagtagtagcggAGGCCCGGGCGGTTCCAGCATCGGGCTAAGCAACGGTCCGACGTCGGACAAGTTTTCGCCGTCGAAGAAGAGCCTGTCGACGCAGAACTCGATCGACAAGTCGTCCGTGTCGAGCCAGCCTCGCTTCCCCAGTCCGCAAATTACCGTGATCAACCACGATGATCCCCAGTCGCAGATGTACCATTCGGCCCGGCGGCTGTCCAAGCAGGGCGGCTCGTTCGACAGTGCGGTCGGGGCGGTGCACGTGCACACGCCCGAGTGTGCGCACCACGCGCACATGCCTACGCGGGCCGGCAGCCCCGGCGCGACCGAGTGTGACTTTCACTGCTGCGCCCTGCACGAGGAGGGGCGCAAGATTGCGGTGCACAAGAATGTGGCCACCTCGCCCATACAGGACGGCTCTGCCAGCCCGCAGCCGCCCCCGAGCAGCCTGTCGGACAGCCGGCGCACCTCCACGACCAAGGGGCACGTGCGCTTCCTGGACATTGGGCCCGAGCGGGACAGCTCCGAGAGCGAAACGGAGAACACCGTGATGGAGGACGAGACGGTGACGTCCGAAAAGTTTCTGCTGCTCATCGACCAGCTGTCCGTCGACCAGAAGCGGCACCTCAGCATCAAGGACATCGGCATCATACTGGAGCGGCTGAGCTCGAAGATACTCGACGTCGAGCGGTTGGATCGCGAGAGCGAGTCCGACGATTGCTACAACTGGACGATCAAGGCGACGATACGCGGGGACGCGCTGCGCGAGCTAGGTGTTATTTACAATGGAAACTATTACGCAATATCAGAGCATCCGGGCTACAAGGAGGAGAACGAGGAGAACGGCGAGGatgcggaggaggaggacgaggataGGTTATAA